A window of the Tunturibacter empetritectus genome harbors these coding sequences:
- a CDS encoding threonine aldolase family protein: MIDLRSDTVTRPTAAMREAMASAEVGDDVYSEDPTVNRLEKEAAEVFGREASIFVPTGTMGNQIAIRLHTQHGQEVICEARSHVLDWEMAMMSAFSGCQARTVAAERGILTWDHIKPAIGAKIYYRAQTGLITLENTHNMAGGTVTPLKILEEVWAGAREIGLPVHLDGARVFNAATALGLSVAKLTSGFDTVMFCLSKGLGAPVGSMLLGSKKAIESARVYRKALGGGMRQAGVLAAAGLIALHDMPKRLQEDHSNARLLADAVAAEPSKAETDLDSVQTNIVIFKLRGKDHANGGDAVGFVAALKQKGVLASAIGPHSVRFVTHYDVDRAACTNAAVIISEELRAL; the protein is encoded by the coding sequence ATGATCGATCTGCGCAGCGACACCGTGACCCGTCCCACTGCAGCCATGCGCGAAGCGATGGCCTCCGCGGAGGTAGGTGACGATGTCTACAGTGAAGACCCGACCGTCAACCGCTTGGAGAAGGAGGCCGCAGAGGTCTTCGGTCGCGAGGCCTCCATCTTCGTGCCAACGGGGACGATGGGAAATCAGATTGCAATTCGACTGCACACGCAACACGGGCAGGAAGTCATTTGTGAGGCGCGATCGCATGTGCTGGACTGGGAGATGGCGATGATGTCCGCATTCTCCGGCTGCCAGGCGCGGACGGTCGCGGCAGAGCGAGGCATTCTTACGTGGGACCACATCAAGCCTGCGATCGGAGCGAAGATCTACTACAGGGCACAGACTGGCCTTATCACTCTCGAGAACACACACAACATGGCCGGCGGTACAGTGACCCCGTTGAAAATTCTCGAAGAGGTATGGGCAGGCGCACGCGAAATTGGCTTACCAGTACATCTAGATGGAGCGAGAGTATTCAACGCTGCAACTGCGCTGGGACTCAGCGTTGCGAAGTTGACGAGCGGATTCGACACCGTGATGTTCTGTCTGTCAAAGGGTTTGGGCGCTCCCGTCGGCTCCATGCTGCTCGGCAGCAAAAAAGCGATTGAATCTGCGCGAGTTTATCGTAAAGCTTTGGGCGGAGGGATGCGACAGGCGGGGGTCCTCGCTGCTGCAGGGCTCATCGCCTTGCATGACATGCCAAAGCGGTTGCAGGAAGATCACTCAAACGCTCGTCTTTTGGCAGACGCGGTTGCAGCGGAGCCCAGTAAGGCAGAGACCGACCTGGATAGCGTGCAGACCAACATTGTGATCTTCAAGCTGCGCGGCAAAGACCACGCAAACGGTGGGGATGCCGTAGGCTTCGTTGCGGCCTTAAAGCAGAAAGGAGTGTTGGCCAGCGCCATTGGTCCGCACTCTGTACGATTCGTGACGCACTACGATGTTGATCGCGCCGCCTGCACCAACGCCGCAGTGATTATCTCTGAGGAGTTGCGGGCGCTCTAG
- a CDS encoding ATP-binding protein, translated as MFVLPVVALLLVAGALYVQIRGSNVTVNLIQESDARISQATLLSKLVVDEESGLRGYETTGDTRFLQPFYEAESHLQTEIQTLDNMAGADADQKHDIADLRDEHQTWQDAFALPVIATVRGGGQTNDVDLNLHGKVLMDNVRHDLTDIIEKAEASRARRIALWHRQVHSLLLVLLALALGMGVFIGLFTRSRLHAVSAAYRGSLDILSRRAEELYQSEQQLRTTLESIGDGVITCDAGGRIQMMNPVARELTGWSQSEANGRQLEEIFRIVDETTREPVETPVAKVRRLDKIVGMANHHTILLRKDGTELDISDSGAPIHDKVGNTIGIVLVFRDITKERKTQEALIANEKLAVAGRLAATIAHEIHNPLDSVSNLLYLMRNGASPEESVHFMDMAEQELTRVTQISRAMLGLYRESKAPVIVDLKEMLEEILLLMERRLSDLGVTTTTEMPEPIKVCAFPAELRQVFTNLITNAAEAAGVGGKVKVSVAPRSASVEANGQKQQAGATVTIADNGEGIPDDVQPHLFQPFFTTKGEHGTGLGLWVSRGIINKHGGIISVTSDTSDASHGTQVSVFLATNPTINAGGD; from the coding sequence GTGTTCGTATTGCCTGTGGTGGCGTTGCTGTTGGTCGCCGGTGCGCTCTACGTTCAGATCAGGGGATCGAATGTCACCGTGAATTTGATCCAGGAATCTGATGCCAGAATCTCCCAGGCCACCCTTCTCTCGAAGCTGGTTGTCGATGAGGAATCGGGTCTGCGCGGATATGAAACTACCGGCGACACAAGATTTTTGCAGCCGTTTTACGAGGCTGAGTCCCACCTGCAGACCGAGATTCAGACCCTCGACAACATGGCAGGCGCGGACGCGGACCAGAAGCACGACATTGCGGATCTCCGAGACGAACACCAGACGTGGCAGGATGCGTTTGCCCTTCCCGTTATTGCGACCGTTCGCGGAGGGGGACAGACGAACGACGTGGATCTGAACCTTCACGGCAAGGTGTTGATGGATAACGTTCGCCACGACCTGACCGATATTATCGAGAAGGCTGAGGCCAGCCGCGCCCGGCGCATCGCCCTCTGGCATCGCCAGGTTCATAGCCTGCTGCTAGTGTTGCTCGCGCTGGCCCTTGGCATGGGGGTGTTTATTGGCCTGTTTACGCGAAGCCGTCTCCATGCCGTCTCCGCGGCCTATCGAGGGTCGCTCGATATTCTTAGCCGCCGCGCGGAAGAGCTCTACCAATCGGAGCAACAACTTCGGACAACGCTCGAATCGATCGGCGATGGCGTCATCACGTGCGACGCCGGAGGCCGCATCCAGATGATGAATCCCGTGGCCAGGGAGTTGACGGGCTGGAGCCAGTCTGAAGCCAATGGACGACAACTTGAAGAGATCTTCCGCATCGTCGACGAGACTACGCGTGAACCGGTGGAGACGCCAGTCGCAAAGGTGAGGCGGCTGGACAAGATCGTGGGCATGGCAAACCATCACACTATTCTTCTGCGCAAGGATGGCACTGAACTCGATATCTCCGACAGCGGCGCGCCGATCCACGATAAGGTCGGAAACACGATCGGTATCGTTCTTGTCTTTCGCGACATCACGAAGGAACGCAAGACACAAGAGGCTTTGATCGCGAATGAGAAGTTGGCGGTTGCAGGTCGTCTTGCTGCCACTATCGCGCACGAAATTCATAATCCGCTAGATTCTGTGTCGAATCTGCTTTACCTAATGCGCAATGGAGCGTCTCCGGAAGAGTCTGTCCACTTCATGGACATGGCCGAACAGGAGTTAACGCGAGTCACGCAGATCAGCCGCGCCATGCTTGGGCTGTATCGCGAATCGAAGGCTCCCGTGATCGTCGATCTCAAAGAGATGCTCGAGGAGATTCTTCTCCTGATGGAAAGGCGGCTGAGTGATCTCGGTGTCACGACTACAACCGAGATGCCTGAACCGATCAAAGTCTGTGCCTTTCCTGCAGAACTGCGCCAAGTCTTCACGAACCTCATCACCAATGCAGCCGAAGCAGCGGGCGTTGGCGGTAAGGTGAAGGTCAGCGTCGCGCCACGGAGCGCAAGCGTCGAAGCAAACGGCCAGAAGCAGCAGGCAGGAGCAACGGTAACGATCGCCGATAATGGCGAGGGCATTCCAGACGATGTGCAGCCACACCTGTTTCAACCCTTTTTCACGACCAAAGGAGAGCATGGCACTGGCCTCGGCCTTTGGGTGAGCCGTGGAATCATCAATAAACACGGGGGGATTATTTCGGTTACCAGCGACACAAGCGATGCATCGCACGGCACCCAGGTGAGCGTCTTCCTCGCGACCAATCCCACCATCAATGCCGGCGGAGACTAA
- a CDS encoding response regulator: protein MKRNSNLVLCVDDERIGLEVRKILLERAGYRVLTASDGPTGLAIFSAEPVEAVVLDYSMPGMHGGEIALQMRRVKPQVPILLLSAYIGLAPEVTAVVDLYMTKGEGAPVLLEKLGSLLQPVS from the coding sequence ATGAAACGGAACTCCAATCTCGTCCTTTGCGTGGATGACGAACGAATCGGGCTCGAGGTTCGGAAGATTTTGCTGGAACGGGCTGGATATCGAGTGCTGACCGCCTCTGATGGACCGACTGGGCTCGCTATCTTCTCTGCTGAGCCAGTGGAGGCGGTTGTGCTGGACTATTCGATGCCGGGCATGCACGGGGGCGAGATCGCTCTCCAAATGCGTCGGGTCAAGCCCCAGGTCCCTATCCTTCTGCTCTCGGCTTATATTGGGCTGGCTCCCGAGGTGACTGCTGTTGTTGATCTGTATATGACCAAGGGAGAGGGCGCGCCGGTTCTTCTGGAAAAACTAGGCAGCCTGCTGCAACCAGTCAGTTGA
- a CDS encoding winged helix-turn-helix domain-containing protein — protein sequence MSQTIFVLEDDADISRLVQYHLESAGFTVRPYLAINQILADAERQPPALFLLDIMVPGGDGLDLCRRLRQNPTLSVVPIIFLTARAAENDRVHGLEMGADDYITKPFATRELVARVKAVLRRFERPSSPSVLKFENVEIDASAMQLRVNGELVTTTATEFRLLDYLARHPGRVFSRDHLLDAVWGDARFVTPRSVDVYVRRIREKIEADAETPRYLKTMRGAGYRFEIPKAAQA from the coding sequence GTGAGTCAGACGATTTTTGTTTTGGAAGACGATGCGGATATCTCCCGCTTGGTGCAGTACCACCTGGAGAGCGCAGGTTTTACAGTTCGCCCATATCTCGCTATCAATCAGATACTTGCCGATGCTGAACGGCAGCCGCCCGCGCTTTTCCTCCTGGATATTATGGTGCCTGGCGGCGACGGCCTCGACCTGTGCCGGCGGCTTCGTCAGAATCCTACCCTCAGCGTGGTTCCGATCATCTTCCTCACCGCCCGTGCAGCTGAGAACGACCGCGTCCACGGCTTGGAGATGGGTGCCGATGACTACATCACCAAGCCCTTCGCCACCCGTGAGCTCGTAGCCAGAGTTAAGGCAGTACTAAGGCGCTTCGAGCGGCCAAGCTCGCCCTCGGTGCTGAAGTTCGAGAACGTAGAGATTGACGCCAGCGCCATGCAGCTTCGCGTGAACGGCGAACTTGTCACGACGACGGCGACAGAGTTCCGGCTTCTGGACTATCTTGCCCGGCATCCTGGACGCGTCTTCAGCCGCGATCATCTCTTGGATGCAGTTTGGGGCGATGCCCGCTTTGTCACGCCGCGCTCCGTCGACGTGTATGTCCGGCGTATTCGCGAAAAGATCGAGGCTGACGCCGAGACGCCGCGCTATCTTAAGACCATGCGCGGTGCAGGCTATCGGTTCGAGATTCCGAAGGCGGCACAGGCCTAG
- a CDS encoding sensor histidine kinase, translating into MRRSFFLSVFFRIAIASVLCALVGLSSLPYRWIIAGLLVIAWAGISAFFLARLVRQDVTLLQNSAAAVPERQVGEINPTFTDFDGLARAISVASDHVNRSLSDASESRHELEAMIDSMQDAVVAVDPAGRIQWTNQRMQKLIPGASFSSAIRVGHALVQTIRDPEILDCVRTALEQRVVSDGRSTSLLPGRIFEVNVSPMPGGGAVAVLHDITRIEQVERTQRDFVANVSHELRTPLTSITGYVETLLDHEASLSQSAREFLSIILKNATRMNRLTEDLLVMARVESSEQELHPAPIPADILVRDAVQAMSGLVQDTESILEIGDISTAEVFADTDAILQVLSNLIENGIKYGQARNAPVSKVVVSSRDVWDPIEAVEFSVRDFGPGIASEHLGRIFERFYRVDKARSRESGGTGLGLAIARHMVQTHGGSIRAESELNAGSNFIFTLPKAQNLVE; encoded by the coding sequence GTGAGGCGCAGCTTCTTTCTTTCGGTATTCTTCCGCATCGCGATCGCATCGGTACTCTGTGCGCTGGTCGGGCTCTCCTCGCTCCCGTACCGATGGATCATCGCTGGCCTGCTCGTCATCGCATGGGCCGGCATCAGCGCGTTCTTTCTCGCGCGTTTAGTTCGGCAGGACGTCACACTTCTGCAAAACTCGGCCGCGGCCGTTCCTGAGCGCCAGGTCGGGGAGATCAATCCCACCTTCACCGACTTCGATGGACTGGCACGTGCCATCTCCGTAGCCTCCGATCACGTCAACCGCTCGCTGAGCGACGCCTCGGAGAGTCGCCACGAGCTTGAAGCGATGATCGACAGTATGCAAGATGCCGTTGTGGCCGTCGATCCCGCAGGCCGCATTCAGTGGACCAATCAGCGGATGCAGAAGCTGATTCCAGGCGCCTCGTTCAGTAGTGCCATCCGCGTCGGCCATGCGCTAGTCCAGACTATCCGAGACCCGGAGATTCTGGACTGTGTTCGGACCGCACTCGAACAGAGAGTCGTGAGCGATGGCCGATCGACCTCACTTCTGCCTGGGCGTATCTTTGAAGTCAACGTCTCTCCGATGCCCGGTGGCGGAGCCGTGGCCGTTCTCCACGACATCACACGCATCGAACAAGTTGAACGAACCCAGCGCGACTTCGTAGCCAACGTCTCGCATGAGCTGCGTACTCCGCTTACCTCGATCACCGGTTACGTTGAAACTCTGCTCGACCATGAGGCATCGCTCAGTCAATCTGCGCGAGAATTTCTGAGTATCATCCTGAAGAACGCAACTCGCATGAACCGCCTGACCGAAGATCTCCTGGTCATGGCGCGAGTCGAATCGTCCGAACAGGAGTTGCACCCGGCTCCCATCCCAGCCGACATTCTGGTACGCGACGCCGTGCAGGCGATGAGCGGCCTCGTACAGGACACCGAATCCATCCTCGAAATCGGTGACATTTCCACTGCCGAGGTCTTCGCTGACACTGACGCCATCCTCCAGGTGCTCAGCAATCTCATTGAGAATGGCATCAAGTACGGGCAGGCCAGGAACGCGCCCGTCTCCAAGGTGGTCGTCTCGTCCCGGGATGTGTGGGATCCGATTGAAGCCGTCGAGTTCAGTGTTCGCGATTTTGGCCCCGGAATTGCTTCAGAACATCTCGGCCGCATCTTCGAGCGCTTCTACCGGGTCGATAAAGCGCGCTCACGGGAGTCGGGAGGCACCGGGCTGGGACTCGCGATCGCACGACATATGGTGCAGACGCACGGCGGATCGATTCGTGCAGAAAGCGAGCTAAACGCCGGCAGCAACTTTATCTTCACACTCCCCAAGGCTCAGAACTTGGTGGAATAA
- the pstS gene encoding phosphate ABC transporter substrate-binding protein PstS, whose amino-acid sequence MKLKVIAAAVLALVTAGANAQNINGAGATFPYPIYSKWFSEYSALHPEVKINYQSIGSGGGIRQVSEGTVDFGASDSPMTNDQLSAAKVKVMHIPTVLGAVVPVYNIPGINKDLNFSGDVIADIYLGKITKWNDSRIAKDNPGANLPDKAILPVYRSDGSGTTFIFTDYLSKVSSGWNSGPGKGASIKWPTGIGQKGNEGVAGMVRQSPFSFGYVELIYAETNKMSFGAVRNASGKFLKASTGGVTAAAAGAAKTMPADYRVSITNAPGADAYPISSFTWLLIPTHSTDPNKAKALADFLGWMLDHGETEAAALTYAPLPKQVQDMVRKSIANVK is encoded by the coding sequence GTGAAACTGAAAGTCATCGCAGCAGCCGTATTGGCGCTTGTAACTGCCGGAGCCAACGCACAGAACATCAACGGAGCCGGGGCGACCTTCCCCTATCCGATCTACTCCAAGTGGTTTAGCGAGTACAGCGCGCTGCACCCGGAAGTGAAGATCAACTACCAGTCCATCGGCTCCGGTGGCGGTATCCGCCAGGTCTCCGAAGGCACAGTGGACTTCGGCGCCAGCGATAGCCCTATGACCAACGATCAGCTTAGCGCGGCCAAGGTCAAGGTCATGCACATTCCTACCGTTCTGGGGGCCGTTGTTCCGGTGTACAACATTCCAGGCATCAACAAGGATCTGAACTTCTCAGGTGATGTAATTGCCGATATCTACCTCGGCAAGATCACGAAGTGGAACGATTCCCGCATCGCGAAAGACAACCCTGGCGCCAACCTGCCGGATAAGGCCATCCTTCCCGTTTACCGTTCGGACGGAAGCGGAACGACCTTCATCTTTACCGACTACCTCTCTAAAGTTTCGTCTGGCTGGAACTCCGGTCCTGGAAAGGGAGCCTCGATCAAGTGGCCTACGGGAATCGGGCAAAAGGGCAACGAAGGCGTCGCCGGCATGGTTCGTCAGTCGCCGTTCTCCTTCGGATATGTCGAGCTGATCTACGCCGAGACGAACAAGATGAGCTTCGGTGCGGTACGGAATGCCTCGGGCAAGTTCCTTAAGGCCTCCACCGGCGGAGTCACCGCTGCCGCCGCCGGTGCCGCTAAGACGATGCCCGCAGACTACCGCGTCTCCATCACCAACGCACCTGGAGCGGACGCCTACCCGATCTCCAGCTTTACCTGGCTGTTGATCCCGACTCACTCCACCGATCCGAACAAGGCAAAGGCGCTGGCTGACTTTTTAGGCTGGATGCTGGATCATGGCGAAACCGAAGCCGCTGCGCTGACCTATGCTCCGTTGCCCAAGCAAGTGCAGGATATGGTTCGCAAGAGCATCGCGAACGTAAAGTAG
- the pstC gene encoding phosphate ABC transporter permease subunit PstC, producing the protein MSSTRMTPERESSSPLPVPSPLPQPPVASAPNATPAPVGVAPSPIRDFLSKRGSGTFADNSFAAVMLLCACSIFAIVLFIFVILVVHSRLSLIQFGWKFFTRQAWDPVSGDFGALPFIYGTLATSLLALCMAVPLALGVAIFLTELCPRVLRAPISFLTELLAAIPSVVYGLWAVFVLVPLMRDLIGPFLYKILGWTGFFEGTNFGVGLLTASMILAIMILPIISSLTRDIMNAVPNSQREAVLALGATRWEMIRIGVLRNSRIGIVGAIMLGLGRALGETMAVTMVIGNHPDISKSLFAPGYTLASVIANEFSEATGDLYLSALIEIGLALFLVTIVVNAIARLMVWAVTRNAPARVN; encoded by the coding sequence GTGTCTTCTACCCGTATGACTCCCGAACGAGAATCCAGTTCTCCGTTGCCTGTGCCATCGCCTCTGCCACAGCCTCCTGTGGCATCTGCTCCGAACGCGACGCCGGCTCCGGTTGGTGTTGCTCCGTCTCCAATTCGAGATTTCCTCAGTAAGCGGGGAAGCGGCACCTTTGCTGATAACAGCTTCGCTGCGGTCATGCTTCTATGCGCCTGCAGCATCTTCGCGATTGTCCTCTTCATCTTCGTCATACTTGTAGTTCACTCCCGCTTGAGTCTCATCCAGTTCGGCTGGAAGTTCTTCACGCGTCAGGCATGGGATCCGGTCTCGGGCGACTTCGGCGCGCTGCCCTTCATCTATGGCACACTCGCCACTTCGCTGCTGGCTCTGTGCATGGCGGTCCCTCTGGCGCTTGGCGTAGCAATCTTTCTTACAGAACTGTGCCCGCGCGTGCTTCGCGCTCCGATCTCCTTCCTGACCGAGCTACTGGCGGCCATCCCCAGCGTCGTCTACGGTCTTTGGGCAGTCTTTGTACTTGTCCCGCTCATGCGCGACCTCATCGGCCCCTTTCTCTATAAGATTCTGGGCTGGACAGGCTTCTTCGAAGGCACTAACTTCGGCGTTGGTCTCCTAACCGCCAGCATGATCCTCGCCATCATGATCCTTCCGATCATCTCCTCACTAACCCGCGACATCATGAACGCAGTCCCCAATAGCCAGCGCGAAGCTGTCCTTGCGCTGGGAGCCACTCGGTGGGAGATGATTCGCATCGGCGTGCTGCGCAACTCCCGCATCGGCATCGTCGGAGCAATCATGCTGGGCCTCGGGCGCGCACTCGGAGAGACGATGGCCGTCACGATGGTCATCGGCAATCATCCCGATATCAGCAAGTCCCTCTTCGCTCCCGGCTACACGCTGGCCAGTGTCATCGCGAATGAGTTCTCGGAGGCCACCGGCGACCTCTACCTAAGCGCGCTCATCGAGATTGGTCTCGCCCTCTTCCTGGTTACCATCGTCGTTAACGCCATCGCACGCCTGATGGTTTGGGCAGTCACACGCAACGCACCGGCGCGGGTGAACTGA
- the pstA gene encoding phosphate ABC transporter permease PstA, translating to MSSQPLSNQPRPMDFESPSMRRNTTRRTATNYFVSGLCILATVLVILPLIAILFYLIYKGASSLNLAFFTHIPAPVGEAGGGMANSIVGSGIVLLLASLMGIPIGIAAGVYLAEFGRGKTLATAVRFTADVLNGVPSIVMGISIYSLIVVQQKHFSALAGGVALAIMMVPTITRTTEEMLATVPHAIREAALGLGVPKWRTAISVSLRTASPGIITGCMLAFARVAGETAPLLFTAFGNQFWNFKLSEPIAALPLQIYVYAISPYDEWHRLAWAGSLVLIILIMVSVTLVRIFANRGVLKGGS from the coding sequence ATGAGTAGTCAACCCCTGAGCAACCAGCCACGCCCCATGGACTTCGAATCGCCGTCCATGCGCAGGAATACGACACGGCGCACCGCCACCAACTACTTCGTCAGTGGTCTTTGCATCCTCGCGACCGTTCTGGTAATCCTCCCCCTGATCGCAATCCTCTTCTACCTCATCTACAAGGGCGCCAGCTCGCTGAATCTCGCGTTCTTTACCCATATTCCCGCCCCGGTGGGTGAGGCGGGCGGAGGTATGGCGAACTCCATCGTCGGTTCAGGCATCGTCCTCCTGCTTGCCAGTCTGATGGGTATCCCGATCGGCATCGCCGCCGGTGTCTACCTGGCGGAGTTTGGTCGCGGCAAAACCCTCGCCACTGCGGTTCGCTTCACCGCCGACGTGCTCAATGGCGTTCCATCGATCGTCATGGGCATCTCGATCTATTCGTTGATCGTCGTCCAGCAAAAACACTTCTCCGCTCTGGCTGGCGGAGTAGCTCTCGCGATCATGATGGTCCCAACCATCACACGCACCACCGAAGAGATGCTGGCCACGGTGCCGCACGCTATTCGCGAAGCAGCTCTTGGTCTCGGTGTCCCCAAATGGAGGACAGCGATCTCGGTCAGCCTGCGCACGGCTTCGCCCGGCATCATCACCGGCTGTATGCTGGCATTCGCCCGCGTTGCCGGAGAGACCGCTCCGCTGCTCTTCACCGCCTTCGGAAATCAGTTCTGGAACTTCAAGCTTAGCGAGCCCATCGCCGCCCTGCCGCTGCAGATTTACGTATACGCCATCTCGCCGTATGACGAGTGGCATCGTCTGGCCTGGGCCGGCTCGCTCGTTCTCATCATCTTAATTATGGTCTCAGTCACGCTCGTCCGCATCTTTGCCAACCGCGGCGTACTCAAGGGAGGAAGCTAG